A portion of the Mycobacterium paraseoulense genome contains these proteins:
- a CDS encoding peptidylprolyl isomerase, whose product MPTNEQRRANAKRKLERQLERRAKQAKMRRIVVIAAGSIVAVAVVVAVVLAVINNKHEHKSNSAASSTSSAASSSPETTTPAGPTPPVPPLPAFKPSADLGANCQYPASPEPAAKQVKPPRTGKVPTDPAQVSASMVTNQGRIGLMLANNESPCTVNSFASLIGQKYFDNTKCHRLTTSPDLGVLQCGDPKGDGTGGPGYQFANEYPTDQYPPNDPKAQQPVLYPRGTLAMANAGPGTNGSQFFMVYKDSQLPPQYTVFGTIQPDGLATLDKIAKAGVAGGGEDSAPASDVTITSLLLD is encoded by the coding sequence GTGCCGACCAATGAACAACGACGTGCCAACGCCAAGCGCAAGCTCGAACGGCAACTGGAGCGCCGCGCGAAGCAAGCCAAGATGCGCCGGATCGTGGTGATCGCCGCCGGCTCGATCGTGGCCGTGGCCGTGGTCGTCGCGGTGGTGCTCGCCGTGATCAACAACAAACACGAGCACAAGAGCAACAGCGCCGCGAGCTCCACCTCCTCCGCGGCCAGCAGCTCCCCCGAGACCACCACGCCCGCCGGACCGACGCCGCCCGTTCCGCCGTTGCCGGCGTTCAAGCCGTCGGCCGACCTGGGCGCCAACTGCCAGTACCCGGCGTCACCGGAACCGGCGGCCAAGCAGGTCAAGCCGCCGCGCACCGGCAAGGTGCCGACCGACCCGGCCCAAGTGAGCGCCAGCATGGTGACCAACCAGGGCCGCATCGGGCTGATGCTCGCCAACAACGAATCACCTTGCACGGTAAACAGTTTCGCGAGCCTGATCGGCCAGAAATATTTCGACAACACCAAATGCCACCGGCTGACCACATCGCCGGACCTGGGCGTGCTGCAGTGCGGTGACCCCAAGGGCGACGGCACCGGCGGTCCGGGGTACCAATTCGCCAACGAGTACCCGACCGACCAGTACCCGCCGAACGACCCGAAGGCCCAACAGCCCGTGCTCTACCCGCGCGGCACCCTGGCGATGGCCAACGCCGGGCCCGGGACCAACGGCAGCCAGTTCTTCATGGTGTACAAGGACTCCCAGCTGCCGCCCCAATACACGGTCTTCGGCACCATCCAGCCCGACGGGCTGGCCACGCTGGACAAGATCGCCAAGGCCGGCGTCGCCGGCGGCGGTGAGGACAGCGCACCGGCTTCCGACGTCACCATCACGTCGCTGCTGCTCGACTAA
- a CDS encoding MBL fold metallo-hydrolase, with the protein MLITGFPAGVLQCNCYVLAERPGTDAVIVDPGQRVMGSLRRILDENRLTPAAVLLTHGHIDHMWSAQKVSDTYGCPTYIHPEDRFMLKDPIYGLGPRVAQLMAGAFFREPRQVVELDRDGDKLDLGSVTVNVDHTPGHTRGSVVFRVAGDKAGGKEVVFTGDTLFERSVGRTDLHGGSGRDLLTSIVEKLLVLDDETVVLPGHGNATTIGAERRFNPFLEGLSP; encoded by the coding sequence GTGTTGATCACCGGATTTCCCGCCGGCGTGTTGCAGTGCAACTGCTACGTGCTGGCCGAGCGGCCGGGGACGGACGCCGTCATCGTGGATCCGGGGCAGCGGGTGATGGGCTCGTTGCGGCGCATTCTCGACGAGAATCGGCTGACCCCGGCCGCGGTGTTGCTCACCCACGGCCACATCGACCACATGTGGTCCGCGCAGAAGGTGTCCGACACCTATGGCTGCCCGACCTACATCCATCCCGAGGACCGATTCATGCTGAAAGACCCGATCTACGGCCTGGGCCCGCGGGTGGCGCAGCTGATGGCGGGTGCCTTCTTCCGGGAGCCCAGGCAGGTCGTCGAGCTGGACCGGGACGGCGACAAGCTCGATCTCGGCAGCGTGACCGTCAACGTCGATCACACCCCCGGGCACACGCGCGGATCGGTGGTCTTCCGGGTCGCCGGAGACAAAGCCGGCGGCAAAGAGGTGGTGTTCACCGGTGACACCCTGTTCGAGCGCTCGGTGGGCCGCACCGACCTGCACGGCGGCAGCGGCCGCGACCTGCTGACCTCGATCGTGGAAAAACTGCTGGTGCTCGACGACGAGACGGTGGTCCTGCCGGGGCACGGCAACGCCACCACCATCGGCGCCGAGCGGCGTTTCAACCCGTTCCTCGAAGGCCTGAGCCCGTGA